Within Paenibacillus sp. RUD330, the genomic segment CCCCGACGACCCGGATGTCGCCGGCTGCCCTTACTTTGAAGCCGGTCAGCACGTTGCCGCGGATAACGACGGTGCCGACGAAGTCGATATTGCCCGTACGATAATCGACGTCTCCGTTGACCTCATAGACCGGGAACACGTTGATCGTCTCGCTGCCGGTCAGCGTGAATACGCCGTCGAGTGCGGCATACACCATCGTGCGCTCCGGATTGCACACCACATTTTTGCCGACCTTGAGGCGCATATCGCGGCCCCGCTTGCCCGCAACCGGCTCGCCGGCGACATTTATGCCGGCCTCTCCGTCGCCCGGCTCTATTTTGCGCGCGACCAGCTGCCCGCGCTGCACATTGCGGATGCGGTTGACTTCCTTGAAATCCACCTTGCCGCTGTCGTTCTCCTCCGGCTTGAAGCCGTCGCTCAAGTCGATTGCAAACAGAACGCGGGCATCCGTGCCCTGCCTGGCTGGCAATCCCTTGGCCACGACCGTTTCCTTGATGCTGCATGCCGCAGGATCGCTGGCGATCGCTTGCAGGGCTTCCGGCAGGATGCCGTAGGAGATTCCGGCCTGCCGGACAAGCCGCTCCAGTTCTTGAGCCGTAACCGAAAAGTCGTCGTCGCAGCGTTGAAAATGAATGTACCCGGTCATTCGGTCAGGCGACAGGCTTACTTTGAGATAAGATTCCAAATCAAGCTGCTGGTTCATCGC encodes:
- a CDS encoding FapA family protein; protein product: MNQQLDLESYLKVSLSPDRMTGYIHFQRCDDDFSVTAQELERLVRQAGISYGILPEALQAIASDPAACSIKETVVAKGLPARQGTDARVLFAIDLSDGFKPEENDSGKVDFKEVNRIRNVQRGQLVARKIEPGDGEAGINVAGEPVAGKRGRDMRLKVGKNVVCNPERTMVYAALDGVFTLTGSETINVFPVYEVNGDVDYRTGNIDFVGTVVIRGNVLTGFKVRAAGDIRVVGGVEGAELESDGSIEITGGIMAGNKGSVKSGKSLRCSFVQDGTVSAGEDVQVSQSIMHSQVKAGDNVLCLGAKGLIVGGSVQAGEAVKARTIGNGMSTATSIEVGVRPELRQELLNLRKTMKTHGEALDKTEKALTLLDQLAASGQISPDKLALRIKLGATKKQTSAELDEVRDRVLEIERSLEDSSTARVEVSGTVYGGTRIVIGRYTRFIKDPASRVSFRYIDGEITMGSMV